TTCACTTTGGCCATTTCCATCTACACCAGCAATTCCCACGATTTCTCCAGCCTTCACATCTAAATCCAAGTTTTTCACCATTTCTACGCCTCGAACGTCTTTCACCTTTAGATTGCGTATATGTAAAATATCTTCTTTTGGATGGGCTGCTTCTTTTTCTGTGGTGAAATTTACTTCACGCCCTACCATTAATGAAGCAAGCTCATTTGTTGTTGTCTCTGAAACATTAACCGTACCGATGCCCTCGCCTTTACGAATTACAGTACATCGGTCGCATACTTCCATGATTTCTTTTAGTTTATGAGTAATGAGAATAATAGATTTCCCCTCATTAATGAGGGTACGCATAATTTGAATCAGTTCATGAATTTCTTGAGGAGTTAATACAGCAGTAGGCTCATCAAAAATGAGAATATCAGCTCCACGATAAAGAGTCTTTAATATTTCCACTCTTTGCTGCATCCCTACAGAAATATCTTGGATTTTGGCAGTCGGATCAACACGCAGTCCATATCGTTCAGAAATACTCTGGACCTCTCTTTCTGCCTTTTTCAGATCAACTTTACTTCCTTTTTTAGGTTCCATTCCTAAGATAATATTTTCTGTTACGGTAAACGTATCCACTAGCATAAAGTGTTGGTGAACCATACCTATCCCTAGTTGATTCGCAACATTCGGATCTGTTATGTTAACTGGTTCCCCTTTCACTTTGATCTCACCTTTTTCCGGCTGGTATAGACCAAATAATACATTCATTAAAGTTGATTTCCCTGCACCATTTTCTCCTAATAGAGCATGAATCTCACCTGGCTTCACTTGTAATGTGATGTTGTCATTGGCAACGATACCTGGGAATTCCTTACGAATGTTTAACATTTCAATAACGTATTCCATCACTATCTCACTCCTTACTCCCTAAGTCGAACTACCTAAAACATCTTCTGCTTTTCCTCACTAAAAATCACCAAATGAAAAGTCCCCTTATTAAATCTCTTCATTTGCTGATTTCAGGTAGAAGAAAAGAAAAAGGCTAGACGAGCTAGCCTTTTTTCATCCAAACAGTGACAAGATTTTATAATGAATCTAGATATGTCTTCAATTCATCACGAGTGCTTGGAACTTCAATGTCGCCATTGGTAATCTTTTGCTTCCACTCATTAACAGAATTACTAATCTCTTCGGTATAAGCTGCTTCGTTAGTTGCTGCTACACTAATCGCATCATCATCAAGACCATATTTGATAACACCAGATTGGAAGTTTCCATTCATAGCTTTTGTAGAAAGGTCTTGAACAGCAATGTCTACACGTTTAACCATGGAGGTCAGCGTAACGTTATTATCACCGATTTGACCTTCTTCATATTGGTCACGGTCTACACCGATAACCCATACATTTGCTTCTGGGTCACTCTTTTTAATATCTTTAGCCTGAGCAAACACACCATTTCCTGTCGCTCCAGAAGCATGGTAAATAACATCAGCACCCTGCTTATACATATTACTTGCAATTAATTTACCTTTGTCTGCTTTATCAAAACCACCAGCATATTGAACTTCAATTTCAATATCTTTATTTACAGATTTGACACCTGCACGGAAACCACTTTCAAACTTTTTGATTAAGTCACTTTCTGTTCCGCCAACGAATCCAACTTTGTTTGACTCAGTTTTCATAGCAGCTGCTACACCAACAAGGAATGATCCTTGATGCTCTTTAAATGTAATACTTGCAACATTATCTCCTTCAACCACACTATCTACTATTGCAAAATGGCGATCAGGATAGCGTTCAGATACTTGAGAAATAGCATCATTTAATTTGTATCCAATTCCAAAAATAAGTTGATAATCATTTTTCACTAACCGAGTTAGGTTGTTTAAGTAATCAGCGTCTGATTCGGATTGAGCGTAGTCATATCCACCTTGTCCTTTTTCCATACCATTGTTGCTTCCAAATTCTTTTAGTCCTTCCCATGCAGATTGGTTAAAGGACTTGTCATCTACTCCACCAACATCTGTAACCATTGCTACGCTAAAATCACTATTTCCTTCAGAATCTGCACTACCTTCAGATTCTTCCTTACTGGAATCAGAATTATCGGATTGATCTTCTGACCCTCCCTCATCACTTCCACTAGTCGTGTCATCAGAAGAGCCACAAGCTCCTAATACTAGACCAATTGTAAGTAATAAAGCAAAAATCATAAGAAAACGACGTTGTTTCAAATTGATTACCCCCTATGCTTAATTAAATGAATCCAAACACCAAACTCTTTCATGAACATGCTTCACCGTTTGTAAACCACCTCCTTAAAGTTTCGCAAAAATTTTGAAAGCCTTTTCATATTGCTAGAAAAATTTTATAATCTTTTTCGTAATACGTGGAATCCGAATTTATCAGCTCTAAAATAATTACTAGAATACAATATAGGCTCGTCATCTTCTGTGTAATGCATCTGTTTCAGCAACAACATAGATTGACCAGGTTCACAGTTTAAAATAGAGGATATTCTCTCCTGAAATCCAACGGGTTCTATAAACGTGACTGCATATGTGATTCTTTTTTCACTATATTCTTCAAGTAGGTTAAATAGAGAGCCTTCCTTGTGCAAGTACTCCATTGGAAGAAGGTGTTTTGGTATTTTATCCACACAATAAACGACTGGATCACCATCAGCACTTCGAACCCGTTCAATTTTTGCTAATGTTCCGACATTTATTGGATGAAATTTTTTAGTTTCTTCTTCTGTAGGTTCCACAATTTCAGTAGATAAATATTGACTAGATGGAACCATTCCTGCACGTGCAATCATATCCGTCACACTAAAAAGTTCTTCTATACCAGATGAGAAAACTGGTTTTGCATTAACAAATGTACCTACCCCATGTCTACGTGTTACAACATTTTCTTCTTCAAGTAATCTCAATGCTTCACGGAGTGTAGCTCTTGAAACCCCTAGTTGTTTAGATAATTCAAATTCAGATGGTAGTTTTTCTCGCTCTTTATAAAGTCCCGTATCAATGTCCTTTTTTATTTGATCTATTACTTGTAAATATAAATGTCTTGTGTCTGTTTTTATACTCATATTGTTCACTCCAGCTCTAGTCGATGTGAGAGATCTGACATCTGACGTTCGACTCATCTAGTTCGAAATTAATATAACACTTTTATCGACATAAATAAATAGAATTCTACTAATCTTATGAAATTAGACATAAATATTATTGGGAATTTTTAATTATTCTAGAGTCTTAGGTATGATTTAATAGTATTTATTAGTTACCTAAAACATTAATAAGCAATGATATGCTTCTAATACAACCCTATTCAAAATGAGATTACTCTAAAGCATATATAACTAATAGAAAAAAACAGCCTAAATTAGTATAATTTAGGCTGTTTTCTATACGTTTAACTTTTGTTTTTTAGGAAAAGCAGTTCTTAATCTGTAAGTTAAGAAGATTGTTCTTCGCTTTGTTTAGAAACTAATACATCTCTAGGTTTGCTGCCACCATATGGACCCACAATATTACGGTCCTCCATAGCATCAATTAATCTTGCCGCTCTTGTGTAGCCGATTCTAAACCTACGTTGTAGCATGGAAACGCTAGCACTTTGCATTTCAACAACAAGTTGAACAGCATCGTCATAAAGGTCATCATCCACTTCTTCTGTCTTTTCTGGTTCTTCATCTGGAATCATTTCTTCTTGATATTGAGCTTTTTGCTGTTCTACACAATGATCTACGATACGTTCCACTTCCTCATCAGATAAGAAAGCACCTTGAACACGAGTTGGTTTAGAAGAACCAACTGGTATGAATAACATATCCCCTCTTCCAAGTAGCTTTTCTGCGCCACCTGTATCTAATATTGTCCTTGAATCGGTTGCTGAAGATACGCTAAATGCAATCCTAGACGGAATATTAGCTTTAATTACACCTGTAATGACATCAACAGAAGGTCTTTGGGTCGCAATAATCAAATGGATCCCTGCTGCTCTGGCCATTTGTGCTAAACGTGTAATAGCATCCTCCACATCGTTGGAAGCAACCATCATCAAATCTGCAAGTTCATCTACTAATACTACTATATAAGGTAATTGAGGCTGACTATCATTATTTTCATGGTTATATTTTTTCACATATTCATTATAGCCTTCAATATTTCTTGTACCCGTATCAGAGAACAATTCGTACCTTCGTTCCATCTCATCAACCACTTTTTTTAAGGCACGGGAAGCTTTTTTCGGGTCCGTAACAACCGGACTTAGTAAATGCGGAATTCCGTTGTACATATTTAACTCCACTTTTTTGGGGTCAATCATCATCATCTTTACTTCATGAGGTTTGGCTCTCATGAGAATACTTGTGATAATTCCGTTGATACACACACTTTTACCGCTACCGGTAGCACCAGCAACAAGCATGTGAGGCATTTTATTTAATTCAGATACAACAGACTCCCCTGCGATATCTCGACCTAGTGCAAATAATAATTTAGAGCTTGTATTTTTAGTATGTGATTCTAGTACCTCTCGTAAA
This genomic stretch from Pontibacillus yanchengensis harbors:
- a CDS encoding ABC transporter ATP-binding protein, giving the protein MEYVIEMLNIRKEFPGIVANDNITLQVKPGEIHALLGENGAGKSTLMNVLFGLYQPEKGEIKVKGEPVNITDPNVANQLGIGMVHQHFMLVDTFTVTENIILGMEPKKGSKVDLKKAEREVQSISERYGLRVDPTAKIQDISVGMQQRVEILKTLYRGADILIFDEPTAVLTPQEIHELIQIMRTLINEGKSIILITHKLKEIMEVCDRCTVIRKGEGIGTVNVSETTTNELASLMVGREVNFTTEKEAAHPKEDILHIRNLKVKDVRGVEMVKNLDLDVKAGEIVGIAGVDGNGQSELIEAIAGLRKSEAGSISLKGNDITNLSPRNVTESGVSHIPQDRHKFGLVLDFPIGENMVLQTYYKEPYSKNGILNYKEIYKKAKSLIDEYDVRTPSEYTLARALSGGNQQKAIIGREMDRVPDLLIAAQPTRGLDVGAIEFIHKKLIEARDQGKAVLLLSFELDEIMNVSDRIAVMFDGHIVSNVKPEETTEQELGLLMAGSQKQKEGEQ
- a CDS encoding BMP family lipoprotein, whose amino-acid sequence is MKQRRFLMIFALLLTIGLVLGACGSSDDTTSGSDEGGSEDQSDNSDSSKEESEGSADSEGNSDFSVAMVTDVGGVDDKSFNQSAWEGLKEFGSNNGMEKGQGGYDYAQSESDADYLNNLTRLVKNDYQLIFGIGYKLNDAISQVSERYPDRHFAIVDSVVEGDNVASITFKEHQGSFLVGVAAAMKTESNKVGFVGGTESDLIKKFESGFRAGVKSVNKDIEIEVQYAGGFDKADKGKLIASNMYKQGADVIYHASGATGNGVFAQAKDIKKSDPEANVWVIGVDRDQYEEGQIGDNNVTLTSMVKRVDIAVQDLSTKAMNGNFQSGVIKYGLDDDAISVAATNEAAYTEEISNSVNEWKQKITNGDIEVPSTRDELKTYLDSL
- a CDS encoding GntR family transcriptional regulator, with the protein product MSIKTDTRHLYLQVIDQIKKDIDTGLYKEREKLPSEFELSKQLGVSRATLREALRLLEEENVVTRRHGVGTFVNAKPVFSSGIEELFSVTDMIARAGMVPSSQYLSTEIVEPTEEETKKFHPINVGTLAKIERVRSADGDPVVYCVDKIPKHLLPMEYLHKEGSLFNLLEEYSEKRITYAVTFIEPVGFQERISSILNCEPGQSMLLLKQMHYTEDDEPILYSSNYFRADKFGFHVLRKRL